The Nitrospira sp. genome includes a window with the following:
- a CDS encoding RHS repeat-associated core domain-containing protein, which yields MKQTPPCQSQSRTLRYSGDQLVLVEKDPLGFGPDATACFDFDGDGEFEQEVRTDSEGRYSFALHVQHLSADGRFSMFTRAAHGKKKSPVVTVHAIQEKPCSPACEVPVNRVPIEPVPGENKPPETGICTSSCTTCATDDTLPGDSLDAYTNSTTPTMHGVELATGKLRQSWSMTSFATRQLGFNFTLHHSSLVDYDGPWGQGFSHSFNMMIVQDAPLTGQIVTTDLRCYPIYSDDGCEWRLPRSFFSSLRLDRARCRWTMTHFSGLEVEFFQGALNKPGYPLSICDPNGNRAYLEYDNSGLLQSIATDLNQTQRFTYDDSYRLRTFTDHIGRGWQFGYDGHHRLTRILTPATEYVDIAACQEITDRDLPSVLVKQPRTTLLGYADQRFPSHITSITDQRGATPESRLYDSLGRVQTTFINRTPVQYQYDVDFALEKLEATNLVTRVTDREGNVNDYEIHGTAGSAFNRRGRFGLRRQITWTERGKGNVPLREAEPQYWEQRWLHDCNCLAPIVVTQPFSSEDAKNLTFDGNGIPVNWPRTLYTYNDLRQILVDLYTDGNESIRTQSAYQEQAFGNQSQYSRKTRWTEARDFDNNPIYAGLNFSHIYQYDARGNRARHDAPTVTRGVDRPQVIAESWLYNQFGQALQHIDANGNITTNTYYDGPSTGGEINTKGTFGGYLQSTTRGAEGSKDAATNLTTTYRVNPLGMTTQEIDPNGFVYDTEYNDLEERTRWIEPSVTLRNGTQVRYETRCVYDGAGNQVLDCRSNSDVDGSLPANAWIDRSMSYDDVNNLLSQRVEVDANDANDLITRYAYDDNDDQVVTRKPEGNREFRLYDERRLLLKTFYGVATGSRILEGYPDDKRAVDLGSTVFVGMTLTTYDARRNATRLRDGRGNFTDRFYDFYNRQTAESDPNGNGWVRAYDDASNVLTTERGAVSKDMGQVTQVLERSYDRFDEIGRSYQHVLDIDLGSDERTAVNPDDGQNSSYRTSFDPGSRTAQSADANGNTTVYNYDAADRILTVTDALGNVRTHVYDANSNIVQVTETEVPGPGASGVPETYVTTFAFDELNRRIEQHIRGLNGNSIDHAWFFAYDSRNNQRVMQDAEGNVTLTTFDDADRTILQQRFAGDPLTSTAQELLHYEWAYDRNSRMSEERALSTVTDPASVQITRHAYDDLDRQVRTVYPDSDDPIDGSGNGPDRLFDRVELRYDPNSNLVRVIEQREVVFDNSFDPGNRLTKQAITRPTSVPGVIGQVYAYDALNRVITADNDYARVAHSYDPFSRLTAEAQSIRLDSSGFANGWENPIRVAHVYDKESNDTMCQVLDGTQTDLTVSTTFDALNREARRRAQYFDRPMHDIATYAYLGPWRMQTKTLGNGALLTRMYDAKRRTQSHRWTSQNNLLVGFEYDYDRMDNVLFERFAHDNGLYDHFQYNDRYEVVSVDYRAPTATPPANPRTRFFYDDVFNRTQASFGDPFETTSNTLDSYRANRANEYTQIKRNGRTVRQIHDRAGNLTQLLVRTVLNRQRRTDSLATARWDAYNLLFDIDTGVTPKQDYRYDALRRRIATMELDGDAIQPGSRRYIYDGWEVVEERLFDDGTTLAAAPSTLERIYVTGREIDEPLLTAIDGNGDRQLGGNVPKNLPNTNGDQEYYFLNNRLGNIMALLDADRADRVLEYYRYSVYGETTVLPAVDDNGDSLEDTLLDLSDNSAPGLETGLSGHSNIYLFTARRFDQATGLYYFRNRYFEASTGRFISRDPVGLTTGMNIYAADFVNHGTDPLGLYRWSCKDECSTVNQAENTRHITAISLGPPHDQAAPGGILAGIQALAWSETASAFSNAASSSSAVAAGTAVEKATESVAAVFDQTRNNTSGAWKALLASHNMRMDQQLSIWMKVEGKCCLEQCCGFFKKSLQLEQHTYWHQCKDPAHGSGKTLVFDSPFSGSFSKTQSQMTTAQDAILAALPNCFEEAVQAFDCTKTTNNPKLNGK from the coding sequence ATGAAACAGACCCCACCATGCCAATCGCAATCTCGAACGCTTCGTTATAGCGGTGATCAATTGGTGCTGGTCGAAAAAGACCCGCTCGGGTTTGGTCCCGATGCCACTGCGTGCTTCGACTTCGATGGTGATGGCGAATTCGAGCAGGAGGTACGCACCGATTCAGAAGGCCGCTACTCGTTTGCTCTCCACGTGCAACATCTATCCGCTGATGGTCGGTTCTCCATGTTCACGCGCGCGGCCCACGGCAAGAAGAAAAGCCCGGTTGTCACCGTGCACGCCATCCAGGAGAAGCCTTGCAGCCCGGCCTGTGAAGTCCCGGTCAACCGCGTGCCGATCGAACCGGTGCCAGGCGAGAATAAACCGCCCGAAACAGGCATCTGCACCTCCTCCTGTACGACGTGCGCAACAGATGACACGCTACCGGGCGACTCGTTGGATGCCTACACGAACAGCACGACACCCACGATGCACGGAGTCGAACTGGCAACGGGCAAGCTACGGCAATCCTGGTCGATGACGTCTTTCGCCACCCGTCAGCTTGGCTTTAACTTTACCCTCCACCACAGCTCGCTGGTGGACTACGATGGGCCTTGGGGACAGGGATTTTCGCACAGCTTCAACATGATGATCGTGCAGGATGCCCCCCTGACGGGGCAGATCGTCACCACCGACCTACGCTGTTATCCCATCTACTCAGACGACGGCTGTGAGTGGCGATTGCCACGAAGTTTCTTCTCGAGTCTGCGACTCGACAGGGCTCGCTGCCGCTGGACGATGACACACTTCTCGGGGCTCGAAGTCGAATTCTTTCAAGGGGCGTTGAATAAGCCCGGTTATCCGCTCTCGATTTGCGATCCAAACGGGAACAGAGCCTACCTTGAATACGACAACTCCGGTCTCTTGCAGAGCATTGCCACCGACCTGAATCAGACGCAACGCTTCACCTACGACGACAGCTATCGACTCCGCACCTTCACCGACCACATCGGGCGTGGCTGGCAATTCGGCTACGACGGGCATCATCGTCTCACCCGCATCCTCACTCCCGCCACCGAGTACGTTGATATCGCGGCTTGCCAGGAGATCACGGATCGCGACCTACCCAGTGTGCTCGTCAAGCAGCCGCGCACAACGTTGCTGGGCTACGCCGACCAGCGATTCCCCAGCCATATCACCTCAATCACGGACCAGCGCGGCGCCACGCCCGAATCGCGTCTATACGATTCTTTGGGGCGAGTCCAGACGACCTTCATCAACAGAACGCCTGTCCAATATCAATACGACGTGGATTTTGCGTTGGAGAAGCTTGAAGCGACCAACCTCGTCACTCGCGTCACCGATCGTGAAGGCAACGTCAACGACTATGAAATTCACGGAACGGCTGGGAGTGCATTCAACAGGAGGGGACGGTTCGGACTACGCCGGCAGATCACATGGACCGAGCGCGGCAAGGGCAATGTTCCACTGCGCGAGGCTGAGCCTCAATACTGGGAGCAGCGTTGGCTGCACGACTGCAATTGTCTTGCGCCCATCGTGGTGACGCAGCCGTTCAGCAGCGAAGACGCCAAAAACCTGACCTTTGACGGCAACGGCATCCCGGTCAACTGGCCGCGTACTCTCTATACCTACAACGACCTGCGTCAGATTCTCGTCGATCTCTATACCGACGGTAATGAATCGATCCGCACCCAGTCCGCGTATCAAGAGCAAGCCTTCGGCAACCAGAGCCAATACTCTCGCAAGACCCGTTGGACAGAGGCCCGCGACTTCGATAATAATCCGATCTACGCCGGGCTGAATTTCAGCCACATCTATCAGTACGATGCTCGCGGGAACCGCGCTCGCCACGATGCCCCGACCGTGACTCGCGGCGTCGACAGGCCCCAAGTCATCGCGGAGAGCTGGCTCTACAACCAATTTGGCCAAGCGCTTCAACACATCGATGCCAACGGGAATATCACCACCAACACCTACTACGACGGACCCAGCACCGGCGGCGAGATAAATACCAAGGGCACATTCGGCGGCTATCTGCAATCCACCACCCGAGGTGCCGAGGGCTCCAAGGATGCCGCAACCAATCTGACGACCACCTATCGAGTTAACCCGCTGGGCATGACGACGCAGGAAATCGATCCCAATGGGTTTGTCTATGACACGGAATACAACGACCTAGAGGAACGAACTCGGTGGATCGAGCCGTCAGTGACCCTGCGCAACGGCACGCAGGTTCGCTATGAAACGCGCTGTGTGTACGACGGCGCCGGCAACCAGGTCTTGGACTGCCGCAGCAATAGCGATGTGGACGGCAGCCTACCGGCGAATGCCTGGATCGACCGGTCGATGAGCTACGACGACGTCAACAACCTGCTCTCCCAGCGGGTCGAGGTAGACGCGAACGACGCCAACGACCTGATCACCCGCTACGCCTACGACGACAACGATGACCAGGTTGTCACCCGCAAACCAGAGGGCAATCGGGAATTTCGTCTCTACGACGAACGGCGCCTGCTGCTCAAGACGTTCTACGGGGTAGCAACGGGATCGCGCATTCTCGAAGGCTATCCAGACGATAAGCGCGCTGTCGATCTCGGCTCCACGGTCTTCGTCGGCATGACACTCACCACCTATGATGCGCGTCGCAACGCCACCCGCCTCCGCGATGGGCGTGGTAATTTCACAGACAGGTTCTATGACTTCTACAACCGGCAGACGGCCGAATCCGATCCAAACGGCAACGGCTGGGTGCGAGCCTATGATGACGCCTCGAACGTACTGACGACCGAGCGTGGCGCAGTATCGAAAGACATGGGCCAGGTCACCCAAGTGCTCGAACGCAGCTACGATCGGTTCGACGAAATCGGCCGTAGTTACCAGCACGTGCTCGATATCGATCTTGGGAGTGACGAGCGCACCGCTGTCAATCCGGACGATGGGCAAAACTCCAGTTATCGTACCAGCTTCGATCCCGGTTCGCGAACGGCCCAGAGCGCCGACGCCAACGGCAATACCACCGTTTACAACTACGACGCTGCCGACCGGATACTGACGGTGACCGACGCGCTAGGCAACGTACGAACTCATGTCTATGATGCCAACTCCAACATTGTCCAGGTGACAGAGACTGAGGTGCCAGGTCCCGGCGCAAGCGGTGTGCCGGAAACCTATGTCACCACCTTCGCCTTCGACGAGCTCAATCGTCGGATTGAACAACATATTCGCGGTCTCAATGGTAACAGCATCGACCATGCCTGGTTCTTTGCCTATGATTCGCGGAACAACCAGCGCGTTATGCAAGACGCCGAGGGCAACGTGACGCTCACCACATTCGACGACGCCGATCGCACGATCTTGCAGCAGCGCTTCGCCGGCGATCCGCTCACGAGTACCGCTCAGGAGCTACTGCACTACGAGTGGGCCTACGACCGCAACAGCCGCATGTCCGAGGAACGCGCCCTCTCCACTGTGACAGACCCGGCCAGTGTCCAAATCACCCGTCATGCCTATGACGACCTCGACCGGCAGGTGCGGACGGTCTACCCGGATTCGGACGATCCCATCGACGGTAGCGGCAATGGCCCGGACCGCCTCTTCGACCGAGTCGAGCTCCGGTACGATCCGAACTCCAACCTCGTCCGTGTCATCGAACAACGGGAGGTGGTCTTCGACAACAGTTTCGACCCTGGCAACCGGCTGACCAAGCAAGCCATTACTCGGCCGACGAGTGTACCCGGTGTGATAGGCCAGGTCTATGCGTACGATGCGCTCAACCGCGTCATCACCGCCGACAACGACTACGCCCGTGTCGCACACAGCTATGATCCCTTCTCACGGCTCACGGCCGAGGCGCAGTCGATCCGCCTTGATAGTTCCGGCTTTGCGAACGGATGGGAGAACCCTATTCGGGTGGCGCACGTCTATGACAAGGAGTCGAACGATACGATGTGTCAGGTGTTGGACGGCACCCAGACGGACCTCACCGTATCGACCACCTTCGACGCACTCAACCGCGAAGCCCGCCGCAGAGCACAGTATTTCGACAGGCCGATGCACGACATTGCCACCTATGCCTATCTGGGTCCGTGGCGGATGCAGACCAAGACACTCGGCAACGGTGCCCTGCTCACCCGCATGTATGACGCGAAGCGCCGCACTCAGTCGCACCGGTGGACGAGCCAAAATAATCTGCTGGTCGGATTTGAATACGACTATGATCGAATGGACAACGTCCTGTTCGAACGCTTCGCCCACGACAACGGCCTGTACGACCATTTCCAATATAACGACCGCTACGAAGTGGTCAGCGTGGATTACCGTGCTCCCACAGCCACGCCGCCGGCCAACCCGCGCACGCGCTTCTTCTATGACGATGTGTTCAATCGAACGCAGGCTAGCTTCGGCGATCCGTTCGAGACCACGTCCAATACTCTCGATAGCTACAGAGCCAACCGGGCTAACGAGTACACCCAGATCAAGCGCAACGGCCGGACAGTCAGGCAGATCCATGACCGCGCGGGTAATCTAACCCAGCTTCTGGTGCGGACGGTACTGAACCGGCAGCGGCGGACGGACAGCCTGGCGACTGCCCGCTGGGATGCCTACAACTTGCTCTTCGACATCGACACGGGCGTGACACCAAAACAAGACTACCGCTACGACGCACTACGCCGTCGCATCGCCACGATGGAGTTGGACGGTGATGCCATCCAGCCTGGCTCTCGACGCTACATCTATGACGGGTGGGAGGTGGTCGAAGAACGTCTGTTCGACGACGGGACGACGCTCGCCGCCGCTCCCTCGACACTGGAGCGTATCTACGTCACAGGCCGGGAGATCGACGAGCCGCTGCTGACAGCCATCGACGGCAACGGCGATCGCCAACTGGGCGGCAACGTTCCAAAGAACCTACCGAACACAAACGGCGACCAGGAATACTATTTCCTGAACAACCGCCTCGGTAACATCATGGCCCTGCTCGACGCCGATCGGGCGGATCGAGTGTTGGAGTACTACCGCTACAGCGTTTACGGCGAGACGACGGTCCTGCCTGCGGTTGACGACAACGGCGACAGCCTGGAAGACACTCTGCTCGACCTCTCAGACAACAGCGCACCTGGCTTAGAAACAGGTTTGTCCGGTCACAGCAACATCTACCTCTTCACCGCTCGCCGCTTCGACCAGGCAACGGGGCTCTACTATTTCCGAAATCGTTATTTCGAGGCTTCCACGGGCAGATTCATCTCGCGAGATCCAGTCGGACTCACAACTGGTATGAATATCTACGCTGCTGACTTTGTAAACCATGGCACCGATCCTCTGGGGCTGTATCGCTGGTCGTGTAAAGACGAGTGCTCGACGGTGAACCAAGCTGAGAACACAAGGCACATCACGGCGATTTCCTTGGGTCCTCCTCATGACCAAGCAGCCCCCGGCGGCATTCTCGCTGGCATTCAGGCACTTGCCTGGTCAGAGACCGCCTCGGCCTTTTCTAACGCCGCATCTTCGAGTTCGGCCGTTGCTGCTGGAACAGCCGTAGAGAAGGCCACTGAATCCGTCGCAGCGGTTTTTGACCAAAC